taaaaaaaaaaaaattatgcttgtGCCAAATTCATTTAGTAGAAGCAcccaaataatgaaataaataaaaaataaacatcttaATTATTAGTCGGATAGCTtttcaaaattctaaaaatatacattttcatgCTTATGACATATTCATTTGGTAGACGCAGCTCAATAAAGATATGCTTGAAAAATCAGAATTTTGATTGTAGCTCTAAAAATAAGTCGGACCGCTtttcaaaattctaaaaatatacattttcatgCTTATGACATATTCATTTTCTAGAAGCAGCTCAATAGTGAAATACATATAAATTAGAATTTAGATTGTAGCTcaataatgaaatattctaaaaactacAATTCTAATTGTAAGtcgggtaacctttcaaaattCTAAAAACATATATTTCCATGCTTAAACCAAGGTCATTGTATGTCAGATAGCTtttcaaaattctaaaaatatacattttcatttttatCCCAAATTAATTAGATAGAATCAGCTTAAtcattccctccccctcccccaccccctctaTTGCACATAACACGAAAACGCCCCATTATAATCAAGACTACAATTCCACGGTTTCTATATCCGGCAGGATTCGATACAAATCAGCCACGTTGAAACCTGATTTTGTTCAATCAAAAGAGCTTGATTGAAAAGTTCAAATTCAAAAACTTCAAATTCCTTGTAGCTGATTGAATCCAATGAACCAGATGTTTTATCAGACCGCCCATTACCATAAATTCTCCTTTTCTATTCAGGTCATCCGAAGATTGGGCGTGAACAGCACGGGGGCGCTGACGTTCAAATTAGTTCAAACAGTTCAAATTCAAAAGTACAAATTCCCTGTAGCTAATTAAATCCAATGAACCACATGCTCTATCACACCGCCCATTACCGTAAattctaccttttttttcaggTTATTCGACGATTGGGCGTGAATCGCTTAGAGGTGCTGAAGTTCAAATTAGTTCAAAAAGTTCAAATTCAAAAGTACAAATTCCCTGTAGCTAATTAAATCCAATGAACCACATGCTTTATCACACCGCCCATTACCGTAAattctaccttttttttcaggTTATTCGACGATTGGGCGTGAATCGCTTAGAGGTGCTGAAGTTCAAATTAGTTCAAAAAGTTCAAATTCAAAAGTACAAATTCCCTGTAGCTAATTGAATCCAATGAACCCGATGCTTTAAGACACCGCCCATTACCATAAACCCgcctttttttttcaggtcatcCGAAGATTGGGCGTGAACCGCTCGGGGGCGCTGAAGTTCAAATTAGTTCAAAAAGTTCAAATTCAAAAGTACAAATTCCCTGTAGCTAATTAAATCCAATGAACCACATGCTTTATCACGCCGCCCATTACCATAAATCCGCCCTTTTTTATTCAGGTCATCCGAAGATTTAAGCGTGAATCGCTTAATGGCGCTGAAGTTCAAATTAGTTCGAAAAGttcaaattcaaaagttcaaaatccCTATTGATAGTTGAATGCAATGAACCCGATGATTTATCACACCGCCCATTACCATAAATCCGCCTTTTTATTCAGGTCATCCGTAGATTGGGCGTGAACCGCTCGGGGGCGCTGAAGTTCAAATTAGTTCGAAAAGttaaaattcaaaagttcaaattaggcTTCCTTGTAGGTAATTAAATCCAATGAACCTGATGCTTTAAGACACCGCCCATTACCATAAATCcgccttttttttttcaggtcatccGTAGATTGGGCGTGAACCGCTCAGGGGCGCTGACGGTATCACAAGGAAGGAGTCAAAGCGGTGAATCTCCTATCTATTTCATCAGGCTTCCTCCAACGCCTTACTTCTACCTGGAGAACGCCGTCTCGGCTCTAGGAGATCCTGATCACAAGGTTAGGAGCTTAGAGGAAGGATGTCTATGTTTCCTCCAATTCattattactacattggatccttctctctagttacggttcactttccctttgcctacacatacaccgagtagtctggcctgttctttacatattataggcaataggttggtcagggcaccagctattcgttgagatactaccgctagagagttaaggagttttttgactggccagacagtactacattgaattcttctctctggttacggttcatttcccctttgtctacatatacatcgaatagtctggcctgttctttacatattataggcagtaggttggccacggcaccagctattcgttgagatactaccgctagagagttaaggagttttttgactggccagacagtactacattggatccttctctctggttacggttcattttcccattgcctacacacacactgaatagtatggcatattctttacttattctcctctgtctgtcctcatacacctgaccaaaaaaaaatgttcttcaccccaggggttagctactcactttaattgttcagtggctactttcctcttggtaagggtagaagagactctttagctatggtaagcagctcttctaggagaagggcactccaaaatcaaaccattgttctctagtcttgggtagtgccatagcctctgtaccatggtctttcactgtcttgggttagagttctcttgctagagggtacactcgggcaccctattctatctaatttcccttcctcttattttggtaaagtttttttagtttattataggaaatatttattttaaggttgttactgttcttgaaatatttcatttttcctcgtttcctttctttactgggctatttttcctgttggagcgagTTCCTGGGcttatatatagcatcctgcttttccaactagggttgtagcttagcaagtaataataataataataataataataataataataataataataaataaaagcctCTACGTACACTGCTAAAAACaatgtaattttaattggaaattttccgtaaaaatatactgttctcagccgtatttcagtaaaaatacaggcgaccgtaatttttaccatacttttttgTTAGTATCTCTTACGGGTCGGTGGccataacatcactcctttacgtcaatatatacgtttataaaacagtaaatatctggtaacatttattccaggatttttacagttttcttTACAGCAACTTTTGAAcagtgtattatcattattattacttgctaagctacaaccctagttggaaaagcaggatgctataagcccaagggctccaacagggaaaatagctcagtgaggaaaaaaacaaggaaaaataaaatattctaagaagagcaacaatattaaaataaatatcactttataaactataaaaacttcaacaaaacagaggaagagaaatgagatataagatagaaaagtgtgcccgagtgtaccctcaagcaagagaactccaacataTTATTTTTGAACGCTCGATAACTTAACCACCAAGCAATCTGCAACAACCTGACAATTCATCAAATGTGTTATCAAATTTGGCATGATCAAGTTACCAAGCAaacttataaaattgaaaattgttCAAGAAACCTCACATATATACAAATTgctttttttaaaaactttttgtaCCACTATGTTCCTTAAAGTAAATGAAATCATCAATTCATCAACAACTGTGTTATCTACCTATTCATCAACCTTGGTATGATTGAGAATCAAGTAAACTActataagtgattttttttaaaaacagtcacttatatatatatatatatatatatatatatatatatatatatatatatatatatatatatgtatgtatatgtatatatatatatatatatatatatatatatatatatatgtatatatatatgtgtgtgtaaattgctTTTCTTTTACTTCTTGTACCATTATTTTCCTTCAAACAAAGCAATTGAAATGTATAATCGCATGATCAAGTATGGAGCATACCTGTATAAGTGAAAattgtctattaaaaaaaaaatctcaaaaaaattacttttgatttactttttgtACCAATATGTTCCTTCAAACAAAGTAATTGAAATGTATAATCATACACATCTGTCTTTCCAGGTTCCAGTAGACTTCACCAACAATGGCCGCCCGAAGCAAGTCTATCACTGGAATTTACCAGAGCTGAATTCTCACTCAGCCCAGCCACTCTACCAATCCTCAATTCCATCTGCCCTCCCCTCACCAGCAGGAGTGGTTCCTCCTGCATCGGCTAGGGCACCACTTCCAGCAGGAGTGGTTCCTCCTGCATCGGCTAGGGCGCCACTTCCAGCAGGAGTGCAAGGAGTACCTGTTTTGCTCTCTGGAGGACCTCAATTGAAACCCTCTTCACAGACCCAGATTCAACTACTCCCTGCGCCAGTATCATCTCCCGCAGACAAATACCGAATCCCCATTTCACCTTCGACGGCACAGCCTTCTGGATCCTTGGGCAAGAAAACTTGGATTTCCGGCAGGAAACAGTACTCCTACAATGGACGTCCTTCTGGCATATACATCTACAAGTCTAAGAGACCAATCAGGCCTATTACAGTCCCGAAAACTAGCCGTCGTCCGACGAAGAAAGCTAGTCAGAGAAAATAAAAGTTTCCCAGGTACCTATATTTAGAAGAGGCATTGATAAAGATTGTATGTCACTTTGAAGACTAGGCAATTAAGTAGGGATGTATATAAAGTTCTATTTACTATATTAGTTCATGATAAGACTCCTGATTTCTTTTAGACCAGGGTCTTCCATAGATCTTGGTTTAAAAAAACACTCTGCTTAAATAATTGATGCAGAAGATTAAGACTGTATGCCACATtgaagactatagtcaattctttttagtgaggcagatttgcaccgactggcaggggtgcccttttagctcggaaaagattcctgatcgccaattggttggaaaagataattctaaccaatcagatagcaggaaacttttccaacctaaaagggcaccgctgcgagtcagcgcaaatgcgcctcattaaaaaaaaatagtataagcaATTAAGCAAGGATGTATATAAAGTAATCTTTACTGTATTTAGTTCATGACTTGATTCCTGATTGCTTTTAGACCAGGGTCTTCCATAGATCTCGGTTTAAAAAAAAGCACTCTTCTcaaataattaacccttttacccccaaaggacgtactggtacgtttcacaaaagccatccctttacctccatggacgtaccggtacgtccttgcaaaaaaaatgccataaattttttttttttttttcatatttttgataattgtttgagaaaattcaggccttttccaagagaatgagaccaacctgacctttctatgacaaaaattaaggtttttagagcaatttaaaaaaaatatactgcaaaatgtgctggttggaaatttccaaatagcctgggggtaaaagggttaatgcagaaGATTGTATGTCACTTTGAAGACTAAGCAATTAAGTAGGGATGTATATAAAGTTATTTTTACTGTATTTAGTTCATGACCCAGCTCTTGATTGCTTTTAGACCATGGTCTTCCATAGAtctttagaaaagtactttcctTAAATAATTTGCCTCAAGAATGTAAAATTACCAAAAGCAATTTCCAGTCATTATATTGTGAGGCTATAGCACAACTTCTAGTGGCTTgttatttctacattttttcttACTTTCCATATGTTGTTAGGATATGTACATACAATAGTTTTTTATGTCTTAAGAAtgctataaaataaatatatacataaatctccATTACAGATATGTATGTAATTGTCCTCATATGTATTCTTTTGTCCATCAGGACAATTTCAGTAGTGACACTTCAATGTTGAAAAAAgtcaagtaatatttttttctcaagtGTAGATTAGCCTACATAACTAATTTCACGAAATATAGTACACTCATTATGATACTACAGTAAGACCAGCAATACTACtacttatattgttattattattattattattattattattattattattactagccaagctacaaccctagttggaaaagcaagatgctataagcccaagggctccaatagggaaaaatagcccagtgaggaaaggaaataaggaaataaataaatgatgagaataaattaacaataaatcattctaaaaacagtaccaacgtcaaaacagatatgtcctatataaactattattgtaGTACAGTAAGACCAGTAATACtactacttatattattattattattattattattactagccaagctacaaccctagttggaaaagcaagatgctataagcccaagggccccaatagggaaaaatagcccagtgagtaaaggaaataaggaaataaataaatgatgaaaataaattagcaataaatcattcttaaaacagtaacaacgtcaaaacagatatttcctatataaactattattgtagatattgaaatataaaatatgacaaCTTAGTAATGCTAcaggtttgtggtggcctggtggtagcgtagtagcctggtgattgtcagactggggttcgaatcccgctcaaactcgtttgttccttcggtcgctgcaacctcaccatccttatgagctaaggattgggagttcggtggagcctatagatctatttgc
The nucleotide sequence above comes from Palaemon carinicauda isolate YSFRI2023 chromosome 18, ASM3689809v2, whole genome shotgun sequence. Encoded proteins:
- the LOC137656941 gene encoding uncharacterized protein, which produces MISRQKCEVRMLWLATLCVLTVLGEAVSAPYYGGRPSGFLQVIRRLGVNRSGALTVSQGRSQSGESPIYFIRLPPTPYFYLENAVSALGDPDHKVPVDFTNNGRPKQVYHWNLPELNSHSAQPLYQSSIPSALPSPAGVVPPASARAPLPAGVVPPASARAPLPAGVQGVPVLLSGGPQLKPSSQTQIQLLPAPVSSPADKYRIPISPSTAQPSGSLGKKTWISGRKQYSYNGRPSGIYIYKSKRPIRPITVPKTSRRPTKKASQRK